The genomic stretch TTCATTGCTCACTGACACTTATTACATGtaatttataaggaaataattaatatgaaGAAAATCTAACAGGAAGAACAAGAACTACTGAAGCAAGCCAACCACATAATCTCCAAACTTCACGGGAACTTTCCGCGATCTCTTCGGTCTACCACTTCCCATCCTGATTGCTCGCTCTTCGTCTGCATGAACTTCATGGGAAGCTTCCATGTCATTTTGACTCTGTCTTGTAGTTGTATCATATGATCACCATTTCCTTACCTTCTTCAAATTCTTGCTTGTTAGTTTTTGGTGATTGGCTGTTATTATTGTCCAAATATTTGTGTTCCCATGTCTGGGAGACACTTTCTATATGTTAAGTCATTTTTTATGTGGTTCTTTTCTTCTGGTGTTGGTATGCTAATTGTGTATATGGAAAGAAGTTGCCTTGGATGTATTAagattttagatatatatatataggaatggTTTTAGTGTGCCGAAGAGCCGActataaagaaaagaaaagggatggttagggctgttagcgaacagagcttttgACAAATTACTCGTGTTctagctcggtaagcgttcgtttatgttcgtttattaaggtaaacgatcattaacaaacaaactttagagctcggttaataaacgaacagaatTTGagcagtggtaagctcgttaagtgttcgtttaataatgttcgtgaacatgtttaatatatatatatatatatatatatatatatatatatatatatatatatatatatatataattgttcgtgaggacgtgaacgtagattatttattgttcacgaacaaattgtgttcgtgaacatgtgcaggtgtttggttattaagtattcacgaacgtgttcatgaacgtaaatgaacatgtttgtgaacgtgtttgttaacgtttacGAAcgcgttcgtgaacgtgttcgttaacgttaacgaacacgttcgtgaacatgttcgcgaacgttaacgaacattaacgaacgcttaacaaatgaacacgaacatgattttcaaaaaccttaacaaacgaacacgaacacgaacacctcaaaatccttaacaaacgaacacgaacagcctccgttcgtttatgttcggttcgttaacagccctaggGATGGTGCTAAACAAGCCACTCAATGGAACTCTTTATCAAATGTACTTATGTACAACCTTAAGGATTATGTGTTTTTTTATAGTTCATACGAGAGCAATGGGAGTTACATTGTTATCAAGACAGGTGAGATCCTTGGCACGAGAGACTCGTGCTCATCAATTTCAAATTATGTTTCTAAGCAGCTTCAATGGATATCGAGAGGTGATCTTATTGtataaataatttgagtcgTTGAATTGATCTTTATCTGGACTTGTGCCTTACGGATTCAACAGCCTTAATCTCGTTAAGGTTATGTACTTGTCTTCCGAAGCATCTGCAGCAAAAGCTCATTCCAAGTGTCAATAGGCCCTGGCATGCACCAATGAAGGCAATCATTGTAACCTTTTATCCCTACTTTTTCCCACAATGCTCCCCCTGGGTGTCCATCTGGCCTCATCAACATAGCTCTGGTCACGTCTAACATCTCAAACTTATTCCCTCTATTCTCCCCATATCTTTTAGCCCTTTCAATTTCCTCAACTTGAACATTCCTATAATCCCAATCACCTCCAAAATCTACCTCTTCCCTACTAAACCCTCTAGTCCTATTGCAAAACCCTCCGCTTTTCCACGTCCCGTGTTCAAAGTGAGACGAAGAAATTGTCCTTACGAACACCACAACACCCTTTCGCTCTTCGTTGATATAATTAAAGGCAGCCTCGAATGCTCTCCGGATGGCAAAGCCTGCCCCAAAGACTCTCACGTTTGGGTCGTCACAAAATGTGCAACCAATAAGATTGCCACCCTCGTATAGGTAGTTTTGTTTGGGGAACCAATTCGCACCAGAGATAATGGCATGGTCAATAGTGGATATGTTTCTGGTCCAGTTGCCATCTAGTTTATCTAGATGCAAGTTAAAACCACCTGTGAATGAGCCATTAACCACTCTCTCGGTGGCGTGGACAAGGTAGTTTGAGCGGAGGGCCATGAGAGTGAAGTTGTGATGGGGAAATTGCCATGTTTTGAATTTGTCCTCAGCATCCTTGTATACATTCCTCGGAGCTTCTTCCTGCAATGTAACATTCGATCTCAAAGATTACaaggattatattatatttatgagtAAATGTCTCCGAGGGTCTTCCGAGTACAATTACACCTAAcatttagtcttaaactttcaatttaataactagtcatccttcaactttcaaattaaccACTCATgatctttcaaattttaaattttgatcgTTGTGGTCCTTCCCTTAGTTTAAGTAATGAAAAGTTTAGGGTCACGGCTGGTTAAAATTCGAAAGTTGAAAAATCATGAGTggttaatttgaaagttgaaggatcacAAGTacttaaattgaaaattttaggactaaatgtggcagtGATTCGGAGGACCACATATGCTATTaactcttagggtgtgtttggtttgattatgggaatcggaatcgaaatgaaaatcaaatacttgataattggAATAAgttttggtaaaattattttacatgtttggtagtaggatggaattagaatgattactaaatatttggttatgtatgaccctataatcggaataaaggtttaaaaaaatcaaggcaaAGTGAGAAAGTCGATAAAATGATGGAGACAATAGAAATGAGGCGGGATAATGCCAAACTAATGGAGTGACACCTGATTTAAATTAGATAACTCCTTATAAAGGGTAATTAAATCCTCTacctatattttaaaaagttgtgaACCAAACAATTTCAAAATCCATCCACCAAAGACACCTTTATATTTATCAAAGATCAAAGAGTTAGGAGCTGACCATAGACAAAAGGCAAAGAAGCGATTCCATTTGATTCCGAGCAAGTGAATCACCAATAAAAGCCATTGTCTTTCCTTGAACAATGCTTAGAAAGGCTTTGGAGTCAAATCGAGGGAGCTGACATCGTTCTGGTTTCCATCTCCAGTAAAGAAAATCTCTATTGTTCCTTCCATGAAATAAGCAATTAACAGAGAAAGGGATGGTTGCACAGCTAAAATTTGAATATAGAGGGCCGTCCTTGTCGGGAACCCAACGACCATCAAACAAGTCGCACATTTCATTATCTGTGTGTATGCATGTAACAATTTAACAATCACAAATACTAAAGCATT from Ipomoea triloba cultivar NCNSP0323 chromosome 12, ASM357664v1 encodes the following:
- the LOC115999331 gene encoding protein ALTERED XYLOGLUCAN 4-like translates to MCDLFDGRWVPDKDGPLYSNFSCATIPFSVNCLFHGRNNRDFLYWRWKPERCQLPRFDSKAFLSIVQGKTMAFIGDSLARNQMESLLCLLSMEEAPRNVYKDAEDKFKTWQFPHHNFTLMALRSNYLVHATERVVNGSFTGGFNLHLDKLDGNWTRNISTIDHAIISGANWFPKQNYLYEGGNLIGCTFCDDPNVRVFGAGFAIRRAFEAAFNYINEERKGVVVFVRTISSSHFEHGTWKSGGFCNRTRGFSREEVDFGGDWDYRNVQVEEIERAKRYGENRGNKFEMLDVTRAMLMRPDGHPGGALWEKVGIKGYNDCLHWCMPGPIDTWNELLLQMLRKTST